The following coding sequences are from one Triticum dicoccoides isolate Atlit2015 ecotype Zavitan chromosome 4A, WEW_v2.0, whole genome shotgun sequence window:
- the LOC119284075 gene encoding uncharacterized protein LOC119284075 yields MAMDLCGRARATCLFAQGDGVGGGGGPGRISILRPSMAPPDGNSGENEGSKKAKKKIKKKKKGNLCGFKSRFNSKRLAQIGKQISPEKQRIIREGPFGDLLDIRSFKVPHELIEFVAMNTNHVLSEFKHKNKSIIFSKLMVKRIFNVPSGDRPVKILKKSDEHDLRNIYKEGNRAPIAHVVKLLTSCSEEDVDMINRTWALLALATVLCPGTGNMVNLEYLASLEDMSLVHEFAWDEHLLARAMEEVGVFQEKKRMQANAEKEFQIASCLPMLAIIYMDHVDIPAGLPNEHAIDYSVPRIRFVCQKDFEWLDKVDKNKLTLIQPFYGKHTHIRSLCNTPYAAQLVGQEVGAEAASGQGGGAEAPSGQGISGQGSQVQGAENQAKNSQSNEAQQNVDAEPHLSSSLNEWLQQSFPSMQDLRVPTQFQMLYDKHKGFFAAEVDDVVGKFGQCLKGLQCSRMAALLRDVGDAVTATSEPNFSFEAPIMDECRGKENDAKAANDGIGAQAQAEGTTPSINKDEVTGLKQQVATEAAETREQQRVSFEMEGNVSPHSPPLFYDAPRSATAVIWDDEPSCELFPKGSEDYEMMHCTDEPITKKSTVSPIFENIPVFPVSDDDDSPTPNMVATEEHFVEASSGPSTHDKNTRKKRMAKVPAVKNTKAKKQKVDAAAAMYEKYVKHGKPLTRSHANEQV; encoded by the exons ATGGCCATGGACCTCTGCG GGCGAGCGCGGGCGACGTGCTTGTTCGCGCAGGgcgacggcgtcggcggcggcggcggcccaggGCGGATCTCCATTCTCCGGCCATCTATGGCTCCCCCCGATG GTAACTCTGGTGAGAATGAGGGGagtaagaaggctaagaagaagattaagaagaagaagaaaggcaatCTATGTGGCTTTAAGTCAAGGTTTAACTCAAAAAGGCTGGCTCAGATTGGGAAGCAAATATCACCGGAAAAACAGAGAATCATAAGGGAGGGACCGTTTGGAGACTTGTTGGACATCCGGTCTTTCAAGGTGCCCCATGAGCTCATTGAGTTTGTTGCGATGAACACGAATCACGTACTCTCTGAGTTCAAACACAAGAACAAATCTATCATCTTCAGCAAGCTTATGGTGAAAAGGATTTTCAACGTGCCATCCGGTGATAGACCCGTGAAGATTCTAAAGAAGAGTGATGAACATGATCTTCGCAACATTTACAAGGAGGGGAACAGGGCTCCAATCGCCCATGTTGTCAAGTTGCTCACTAGTTGCAGTGAGGAGGACGTGGATATGATAAATAGGACTTGGGCACTCCTTGCGTTGGCAACAGTTTTGTGCCCAGGCACGGGCAATATGGTGAACCTTGAGTATCTTGCTTCCTTGGAAGATATGTCTTTGGTGCATGAGTTCGCTTGGGATGAGCACTTGTTGGCACGAGCGATGGAGGAGGTTGGAGTCTTTCAAGAGAAGAAGAGGATGCAAGCAAACGCAGAAAAAGagttccagattgcttcatgcctcCCCATGTTAGCG ATCATATACATGGATCATGTTGATATCCCGGCTGGCCTCCCAAATGAGCATGCTATTGATTATTCCGTGCCGAGGATACGTTTTGTTTGCCAAAAGGATTTTGAGTGGCTGGATAAAGTTGACAAGAACAAGCTCACTCTTATCCAACCTTTCTACGGGAAACACACCCAT ATCCGGAGTTTGTGCAACACCCCCTATGCAGCACAACTTGTGGGACAGGAAGTTGGTGCTGAAGCAGCTAGTGGGCAGGGAGGTGGTGCTGAAGCACCTAGTGGCCAAGGAATTAGTGGCCAAGGAAGCCAAGTTCAAGgtgctgaaaatcaagcaaagaactcTCAATCAAACGAGGCTCAACAAAATGTTGATGCTGAACCACACCTATCATCATCGCTGAACGAGTGGCTGCAGCAATCATTCCCTAGCATGCAAGATCTAAGG GTACCAACTCAGTTTCAAATGCTTTACGACAAGCACAAGGGTTTTTTTGCAGCGGAGGTGGATGATGTTGTAGGAAAGTTTGGACAGTGTTTAAAGGGATTGCAGTGCAGCCGGATGGCTGCCCTCCTTCGCGATGTTGGAGACGCCGTCACAGCTACCAGTGAGCCCAACTTCTCCTTCGAAGCACCTATCATGGACGAATGTCGCGGAAAAGAGAATGATGCTAAAGCTGCAAATGATGGCATTGGTGCTCAAGCTCAAGCTGAAGGTACAACACCTAGCATTAACAAGGATGAAGTCACCGGATTGAAGCAACAAGTAGCAACCGAGGCTGCTGAAACTCGTGAGCAACAACGAGTGAGTTTCGAGATGGAAGGGAACGTCTCACCTCACAGCCCCCCACTCTTCTATGATGCACCCAGGAGTGCGACAGCTGTCATTTGGGACGACGAACCATCCTGTGAGTTGTTCCCAAAGGGCTCCGAAGACTACGAGATGATGCATTGCACGGATGAGCCTATAACCAAGAAAAGCACAGTCAGCCCCATTTTTGAAAACATCCCCGTGTTCCCTGTTTCAGACGATGATGACAGCCCAA ctcctaaTATGGTCGCTACAGAAGAGCATTTTGTTGAGGCAAGCAGTGGCCCTAGCACACATGACAAGAACACTAGGAAGAAGAGGATGGCTAAAGTTCCAGCGGTAAAAAATACCAAGGCAAAGAAGCAAAAGGTTGATGCAGCTGCAGCCATGTATGAGAAGTATGTAAAGCATGGGAAACCATTGACGAGATCACATGCCAATGAACAAGTGTGA
- the LOC119284076 gene encoding putative ubiquitin-like-specific protease 1B, which translates to MGGFYIGYKKFLVCFKPRGDMNDEVMYLCIEMNNMKSRAASGTNRKKYMFSVHAGMLLKQDPTTFQPAKLIPELERAVTKFKANKYDLLFFTIVHDKHWIIVCANLLYKQWNVFDSIHSKGKQSPLKKQANNLITNFAALAQEYSQFNVDVGSFARVDLEDYPKQDNLCDCGFFGLKYVENFDGKSMKEFNQEDVARYRMDVVHNLCTHPMNNAPMERAFKEELAA; encoded by the exons ATGGGTGGATTTTACATTGGATACAAGAAATTCCTGGTATGCTTCAAGCCTCGTGGGGATATgaatgatgaggttatgtacctatgTATCGAGATGAACAACATGAAATCCCGTGCAGCAAGTGGTACGAATCGGAAGAAATACATGTTCTCAGTCCACGCGGGG ATGCTACTAAAACAAGACCCAACAACCTTCCAACCAGCAAAACTCATACCCGAGCTTGAAAGGGCTGTGACAAAGTTCAAGGCGAATAAATATGACCTC CTTTTTTTCACAATTGTTCATGATAAGCACTGGATAATTGTTTGCGCAAACTTGCTATACAAGCAGTGGAATGTATTTGACTCAATCCATTCAAAAGGAAAACAATCTCCTTTGAAGAAGCAAGCAAATAACCTG ATCACAAACTTTGCAGCCCTCGCGCAAGAGTACAGCCAATTCAATGTCGATGTTGGATCCTTCGCCCGTGTTGACCTAGAGGATTACCCAAAGCAAGATAACCT ATGTGATTGTGGCTTTTTCGGGCTCAAATATGTGGAGAACTTTGATGGGAAGTCAATGAAAGAGTTCAATCAG GAAGACGTGGCGCGATACCGCATGGATGTGGTGCACAACCTTTGCACTCACCCAATGAACAATGCCCCAATGGAGCGGGCATTCAAGGAAGAGTTGGCGGCTTAA